GCTGTTTGCCGCAGACATCGCCAACATCATTGATGAGTGTTCCCCGGAATTATCGCTGACCATTCACTCCAAAGAGCATCACGGATTCGAATCGCTGCAACGTGGCGTAATAGACTTTATGATTTTGCCTCATGACATCAGTCAACCCCCGACTCATGCGAAAGATTTAGTGTGGCAGGTGATCACCGGTGATGAAATGGTGTGCCTGATGAATCCCTCCCATCCGCTCGCAGAGCAGGAAATGACGATAGAAAATTATCTGTCATGCCAGCATGTGTCCATTCTGGACAAAGAGCTCAGTGAACCATTTTTTGAAAAAGCACTCGCGCAAAATCACCGCTCGCGACACATCAAACTGACCACATCCGACTTCGGCGCCGCAGCCATTATGTGCCACCACACGGACCTGTTATTTACCTGCTCGCGCCATTGGGCAGAGCATGCGAAACAGGCCAAGGGATTAGTGTGTAAATCGTTGCCATTCGATTACGGTACCGTGGCCTACAGCCTGGTATGGAATAAACCAAGCATGAACGATCAGGCGATGAAATGGCTGTGTCAGCGCTTAACCCAAGGCCATTGTGACTGTGTCACTCCGGGCGGTGAACGCCAACCTGCCTCGTCAGAAGAAGGTATGGTTTGATAGGTCACTTGGCCATTGATTGTTGCGTGATCATTAGCCGTTAGTTGCCGTAAATAACAGGCGCGGCAACGAACAAGCGCCTGCAAGTTATGCCGGCAGTAAAAATGTAGCAATCAGAAAGTAACGTAGAAATTACAAAGTAAAAGAGGTCAGCTTGCGCTGACCTCTTTTGTTCTGTTCTTGATTCTATTTTTTAAAACCCTAGCCATGAGTTGTTAGTCAATAAACAGATTTTGTTTGTGTAATCTTGCAGGAACGAGCGCCGTAACCGATTACATGACTAAAGTGTATGGCGAGATCGCGATTTCCGACAGTGAAATTACGTAAATACTCAATTTACCATTTGGAAATTTATCAATAAGCGATTGGCGCACTAGGCTTTAGGCAGGTTCACCCAGAAAGTATTGTGTTCATTTTGTCGCTCAAGCAAAGCCACATCACCACGATGTAAGCGCGCAATATCACGTGTAATGGACATCCCCAAACCTGCTCCGTCACCTTTTTCGGTATTAGCGCGATAGAAATTTTCAAACAGTTTTTCTCTGGTTTCATCACTAATGGCAGGACCGCTGTCACTGACCCAAAGATTGGCACTGCCGGCATCTTCATTGACCCTGATACAGATCTGGCTGCCCTGACCCGAGTAGCGGATCGCGTTATCGACCAGATTAGTGACTAAAATACGCAGCAGCGGCTCATCACCCAGTACAAAAATATCATCGCCTTCCAGTGACAATTCCTGTCCGTTACGCAGCGCCAGAGGCACTAATTCCGCCGTGACATTTTGTGCCAACCGTTTCAGGTTGAGGCTGGCAAACTTAAGATCATGGATACTTTCCACTTTAGCCAGTAGCAGCAGTTGCTGGATCAAACGGTCAGTCCGTTCAATGCCGCGCAATATATTGTTCAGATCAGATTTCAACTGCTCTTCGTTCTGGCTCAGCAGGGCATTTTCCGCGTTGAGCCTTAACACCGTCAGTGGCGTCTTCAATTCATGGGCAGCCATGCGGGTAAAGCGGCGTTCACGCATCCAGGCCTGTTCCAGCTCCTCCAGTAATGCGTTCAGCGCCGCGA
This Vibrio ostreae DNA region includes the following protein-coding sequences:
- a CDS encoding LysR family transcriptional regulator, whose protein sequence is MDYIHLSRFSLKHLTALHVMLSTRSVTQTAARLCVSPSSISKILAQLRALLDDDLFYRDGNQLIPTPCAIQMGPAVHSILSSMNGILHQANFEPTQYSGHYHLAMRESTLELFAADIANIIDECSPELSLTIHSKEHHGFESLQRGVIDFMILPHDISQPPTHAKDLVWQVITGDEMVCLMNPSHPLAEQEMTIENYLSCQHVSILDKELSEPFFEKALAQNHRSRHIKLTTSDFGAAAIMCHHTDLLFTCSRHWAEHAKQAKGLVCKSLPFDYGTVAYSLVWNKPSMNDQAMKWLCQRLTQGHCDCVTPGGERQPASSEEGMV